The proteins below are encoded in one region of Buttiauxella gaviniae:
- a CDS encoding fimbrial protein translates to MACHLNAVKKGSLPVIIFITFAWVGFSYADESHVNINANIVAATCKIAATSVNQTVDLGKGRIADLTEKNAATQWQDFSVELTDCPASVTEVTATISGTPDTLAAEYYRNTGSAGGVAIDVMDILGNEHLSNGKTLTTPVDTNQNALLKMKGRMISPEGHTTSGSVAAAIELNFDFH, encoded by the coding sequence ATGGCCTGTCACCTCAACGCGGTAAAAAAAGGAAGCCTGCCGGTAATTATCTTTATTACTTTTGCATGGGTGGGGTTTAGCTATGCGGACGAGAGTCACGTCAATATAAACGCAAATATCGTTGCCGCTACCTGCAAAATTGCGGCAACGTCTGTCAACCAAACGGTCGATCTGGGAAAAGGGCGTATTGCTGATTTAACCGAGAAAAATGCGGCTACCCAGTGGCAGGATTTTTCCGTCGAATTGACCGATTGCCCCGCTTCGGTAACAGAGGTTACGGCCACAATATCGGGTACGCCAGATACTTTGGCGGCGGAATATTATCGCAATACCGGCAGCGCTGGCGGAGTTGCCATTGATGTGATGGATATTTTGGGTAACGAGCATCTCAGCAATGGCAAGACGCTAACTACGCCGGTTGATACCAACCAAAATGCGCTCTTGAAAATGAAAGGCAGGATGATTAGCCCTGAGGGGCATACGACTTCAGGCAGCGTTGCGGCGGCAATAGAACTCAATTTTGATTTTCATTAA
- a CDS encoding YopT-type cysteine protease domain-containing protein, producing the protein MLLVLIGIDKRFNNPGRSHAMAVKIESGMMMFFDPNKGEFCVPFIKQSFRRRRFPDGFYYSILHSR; encoded by the coding sequence GTGCTTTTAGTTTTAATAGGTATAGATAAACGGTTTAATAACCCTGGTCGTTCGCATGCAATGGCGGTGAAAATTGAGTCAGGAATGATGATGTTCTTTGACCCTAATAAAGGTGAATTTTGTGTTCCTTTTATAAAACAATCGTTCAGGCGGCGACGGTTTCCTGACGGATTTTATTACTCAATACTACACTCGCGTTGA